Genomic segment of Azospirillum brasilense:
TGCCGGAGAACGCCTTCGCGCAGGCCGTTCCAGATCTACGGGCTTCGTCGACGGCGGCGAGGTGTGGAACCGCTCCAGCCTGGAGCAGAACAGCCGGAATTCGCTGGTCTCCGTGGGCGGCGGCGTGCGCGCCAGCCTCGTGGAACGGCTTTTCGCGACGCTTGAAATCGACAAGCCGCTGACCCGCCGCGTCGCGACCGAGGGCGACAAGGACATGCGGGTCTTCTTCAACATCACTGCGCAATACTGATAGGGCCGGGGGATACAGGACATGGGCAAGGGCAACGTCACCAACACTCCCGGCATCACCGAGATTCCCGGCGCGCGCCGTCACCGGCAGACGCTGCGCCAGCGGCTGCTGCTGTCGTCCGCGACGGAATCGCCCCAGCGCGGCGGCGGCACCCGGCGCCAGCGCCGCGCGGCGAAGGCCAAGGGGGGCATCGACTTCGCGCGGCTGGCGCTGCGCAGCGTGATCGGCGTGGCGCTGTCCACCCTGTTCGCCGGCGCCGCTTACGCCAACCCGCTGGAAGGCACCGTCACCGCGGGGCTCGGCGACCATCCGGTCGGCGACCCCGAAGTCGATGGAGATCCTGCAGTCCACCGACAAGGCCATCATCAACTGGAAGTCCTTCAGCATCGACGCCGGTGAGAAGGTCACCTTCCAGCAGCCGTCGGCCTCCAGCGTCACGCTGAACCGGGTCACCGGCGCCGATCCGTCCAAGATCATGGGCAGCCTGTCGGCCAACGGCACGGTCATGCTGGTCAACCCCAACGGCGTGGTGATCGGCGCCGGGGCGAAGGTGGACGTCGGCGGGCTGGTGGCGACCACCGCCAACATCTCCGACGCCAACTTCATGGCGGGCAAGTACCAGTTCGACCAGGCCCTCCACCAAGCCGAACGCCATGGTGGTGAACGAGGGCGACATCACCGTCAAGGACAGCGGCCTCGCCGCCCTGGTGGCCCCCGCACGTCCGCAACTCCGGCGTCATCCGCGCCAAGCTCGGCAAGGTCGCGCTGGGCGGTGCGGAGACCTTCACGCTCGACTTCCACGGCGACGGGCTGATCAGCTTCGACGCCAGCTCCGCCGTCAAGACGGTGGCAAAGGACGCGGACGGAAAGCCGGTCGCGGCGCTGGTCGTCAATTCCGGCGAGATCGCCGCCGAGGGCGGCAGCGTCACCCTGTCGGCGCGCGCCGTGAAGGGCGTGATCGACAACGTCATCAACACCGACGGCGTCATCAAGGCCACCTCGGTCGGCAGCGCCAACGGCAAGATCGTCCTCTCCGGCGGCGACAACGGCAAGGTCACCATCGGCGGCACCGTCGACGCCAGCGGGCGCGGGGAGGGGCAGACCGGCGGCACCGTCGTCGCCACCGGCGCCGAGATCGCCGTCAAGAAGAACGCCCGCGTCGACGCCTCCGGCAGCAAGGGCGGCGGCGAGGTCGCCATCGGCAGCAAGACGGGCCGCTCCGGCACCTGGTCGGACAAGGTGACGGTCGAGGCCGGCGCCACCCTGTCCGCCGACGCGGTGAAGTCCGGCAAGGGCGGCGTCGTGACGGTGCTGTCGCAGAAAAGCACAAAGCACGCTGGTAAAATCTCCGCCCGCGGAGGCGCCGAGGGCGGCGACGGCGGCTTCGCCGAGGTGTCGAGCCACAAGGACATCACGCTGACCGGCAGCGTCGACCTGACGGCGCCCAAGGGCGCGGCGGGGCGTTTTCCTGCTCGACCCGGAAAGCCTGCGCATCGTCAGCTCCGCCGGCGGCAGCCAGGACGGCGCCGCCAGCGACGGCACGATCGGCGTCAACGACCCCAACCTGGGCAGCGGCGACGCCGTCAATACGGTGTCGAAGCAGGTGCTGGAGAGCATCGCCGGCAACGCGAACATCGTGCTGGAGGCGTCAGGCGAGATCAAGGTGGAGACCAGCCTCGACCTGCAGACCACGACGGGCCACAGCTTCACCCTGCGGTCACTGACCAGCGGTGGGATCGCCTTCACCGACGCCAGCTACGAGATCCGCACCAACGGCGGCGACATCGTGCTGGAAGCCAACGGCATGGCCAGCAGCCTGACCAAGATCGGCAAGCTGACGACCCGCGGCGGCTCGGTGCGGCTGACGGCCACCGACAATGTCCAACTCGCCAACCTGATCGACACCACGCCGGTCTCGGGAAGCGCCGGGGCGGTCTCCGTCAACGCCCAGAGCGGGACGCTGACCGCGTTGGACGCCGGCCGGATCGTCGGCGGCCCGGTCACCCTGACCGCCGGCAGTGCCATCGGCGCCAGCGGCGCGGCCGGTGTCGACCAGCAGCACCCAACTCTCCCTGGTCACCGGCGGCAACCTGTTCGTCACCAACGACCAGACGCTGACCGACCTCTCCGTCACCAGCACGCACCGGACGGTCGGGGCCGACAGCCAGTTCTTCCTGGCCTCCACGGGCCTGACCTTCACCGTCACCGATTCGTCCGGCAGCACCGCGCTCGACACGATCAGCCAGGTTGGCGGCCTGAACAGCTTCGCCTTCCGCCGGTGACCGGACCATCCAGGTCGGCACGGTCAACGCCGGAGCGGGGTCCGTCGCGCTGACCAGCACCGCCGGCAACATCACCGGCACCAGCGCAGGCCTGCTGACCGGCGGCGCGCTGACGCTGACGGCCCGTGGCTCCTCGGGCAGCAACGGCGCCATCGGCACGTCGTCGCAGGCGCTGAACACCGCCGGCTCCAGCCTGACCGCGACGGCCGGCAGCGGCGGCATCAATTTGTCGAACACCGGCGCGCTGGCCCTGGCCAGCCTGACCAGCGGCGGCGCCACCACCGTCGCGGCCACCGGCGACCTGACGGTCGGCGCGGTGGCCAGCGGCGGTGCGCTGTCTCTGACCAGCGGCGGCAGCATCCTGAACGACGCCGACGCGTCGACCACCATCAGCGCCTACAACCTGTCCCTGGACGCCGCCGGAAGCATCGGCACCAGCGGCACCGCCCTGACCACCGGCAGCTACCTCGTCAGCGCGACCTCGGGCTCGGGCGGCATCCATCTGACGACATCGGGTACGGCGAACCTCACCTCCTTCGTCTCGACCGACGGCGACATCGCGGTCACGACCGGCGGCACCACGTCCATCGGGACGATGACGAGCGCCAACGGGACCAGCAACATATCGGTCACCGCGAACGGCGCCGTGTCCAGCATCGCGGCGAACACCGTGAACGCCGGCGCCAACGGAAACGTCACCCTCACCACCGCCAACGGCGATGTCTACGCGACATCCGGTACGATCACCGGCAACGTCGTGACCATCAACGCCGGGGGCATCACCTCCAACGTCTCGGTGAACACCGCGGCGAAGACGTTGTCGGTCGCCAACGGTTCGGGCACCGTCACGGTCAACCAGACCGGCGCCGTGACCGTCGACAACATCACCTCCTCCGGCTCGTCGGTCGCGCTCACCGTCAGCGGCGGGGCGGCCACGCTGGGGACGATCAAGACGCCCACCGGCGCCATCTCCGTGACGGTGACCGGCGGCGCCATCCTGGGCAAGGACGCCAACAACCGGCTGTCCGCCAACAGCGTCACCCTGAGCACGGACGGCGCCATCGGCAGCGCCGCCACCCATCTGCGCACGTCGACGGCTTCGCTGACGCTGACCAACGTCGGGAATCTGTATCTCGACAACAGCGGCGTGATCCTGACCGGCCTGTCGATCACCAACCGCCATGTCGGCACGAACGCCAACGCGCTGGAACTCACCTCCGAATACTTCAACTTCGTGGTCGGTGACAACGGCACCGCGACCATCCTGGAGGCGGTCGGCAGCCCGAAGCTGAAAACCCTCAGCTTCAACAGCGACATCGACCTGATCGTCGGCGATCTGGCCACGGTGGGCACGGGCGGCACGGTCACGCTGACCTCCACCACCGGCAGCATCCTGGACGACGGCAGCAGGAACACGCGGGTCAATGCCGAGACCGTAAAGCTGAGCGCCGCGGCGGGCAGCCTGGGCGACGCCAACGCTCCGCTGGCGCTCAACGCCACGAAGCTGACGCTGACCACCGGCGGCAACCTGCACGTCACCAACCTGTCCGACATGGCGGAGCTGGGCATCACCAGCACGCATGCGGACACGTCGGTGGTGAACAGCTACTCGATCACCGCGCCGAACTTCGCCTTCGACCTGACCGACGACGCCACCAACGGCTATCTTCTGCGCACGCTGGTCGACACCACCGGCCAGATCTTCTCCTTCAAGGGTGACCGCGACATCCGGCTGGGCCGGGTCGATCTGACCTACAAGACCGGCGTCCTTCCCGACAACGGGACGCCCTCGCCCAGCGAAACCTACAGCATCTTCAACGCCGAGACGACGAACGGGTCGATCCTGGACGACGGGTCGAAGACCACGGTGGTGTTGGCCGGGTCGGTCAATCTGAAGGCCAGCAAGGCGATCGGCAGCGGTACCGGGACCGAGTATCTGGACATCGTCACCCCGGTCCTCAACGCCAGCGCGGCGGACGGCGGCATCTACATCACCCTGCCGACCTCAACGGGTGTCAATAACCCGAAGAACCTCATCACGCTGGGCAGCAGCTTCTTCAGCGCCGCCAACAACCCCATCGTGGTGACGGCGACCTGGGGCGACATCGCCTTCGGCAACTCTTTCACGCCCTTCGCCAGCACCGACATCACGATCACGGCGACCCACGGGTCGATCCTGAACCCGAACAGCATCGGCTTGCGCGCCAGCTCCACCGGCACGGTGACCCTCACCGCCGGGAAGGACATCGGCTCGTCGGACAAGGCGGTGAGCGCGCAGGGCGGTACGGTCGTGGCCACCGCGGGCGGTTCGATCTGGCTCGGCCTGGGCACCGGCCCGACCGGGCTGGACAGCCTGACGGCCGGCGGTGACATCACCGTCACGAAGTCCAACGGCGTCATGACCGTCGGGTCGGTCAACGCCAACAACGGCACCGGAACGGTCACGCTGACGAACACCAGCGGCAGCATCCAGGACGATTCGGACAGCACCACCGTCATCGCCGCCGACAAGGTGATCCTGAGCGCCAACGGAAGCGTCGGCGGCGGCACCGCGCTGAATCTGGCGACGGCGAACCTGTCCATCACGACGGGCGGGTCCATCGGCATCACCAACACGATGGCCCTGACCGATCTGAAGCTGAAGCGCGGCAGCTACAGCGGCGGGACCATCGCAATCAGCACCGTCGGCGGACAGACCTTCACCCTGTCCGACACGTCGTCGCAGTCCTACATCCAGACCGTCACCAGCAGCACCCCGCTGAACTTCACCTTCGAAGCGCCGCGCGAGGTCAAGGTCGGCACCCTCAACGTCGGGGCCGGCGGCAGCGTCGCCATCACCTCGTCCGGTTCCATCATCAACAACGGTTCCAGCGGCAAGATCACCGCGGGCAAGGTGTCGCTGACGGCGGGGGACAGCAGTTCCATCGGTGCCTCGACTCTCACCGGAGCCATCAGTCTCGACACCGGCGACCTGTCGCTGACCGCCGGGCGAGATCTCTACGTCGACAACAACGGGCGCGCCTTCAACAGCCTGGCGATCACCAGCACGAACAGCACCACGGCCTCCGCGACCAAGAGCACCTTCTCCATCGGCAGCACCGGGTCCCAGATCTACTCGCTGGCCGACAGCGGCACCACGCATACGATCGACATCACGGGTGCGGGCAACAGCAACTTCAGCTTCTCCGGCAAGAAGCACATCGTGGTTTCCGAGATCGTCGCCGGCGGCGGCTCGGTCAGCCTGACGACGGCGGGCGGCGGGGAGAACTCGACGATCACCATGTCGGGCGGCGGGGTCATCGCGGCGTCCTCCGTCACCCTGTCGGCCAACGGCTCCGGCACCAACGGCGGTTCCATCGGCACCAGCACGCGGGCGGTGAAGACCTCCGCCTCGTCGCTGACCCTGGTGAGCAACGGCGACCTCTACATCAACAACAACAACACCGCGCTGACCGCGCTGGACGTCACCGTCACGCACAAGTCGTCCACCAGCACGGGGACCTACCAGTTCAACGCCCTCGGCTCCAACCGCAGCTTCACGGTGACGGAAGCCAGCGGCATCCAGACACTGGCCCTGTCCACGCCGAGCAGCGGCGGCAGCGCCTACATGGATCTGCGCTACAGCGTGGATCGCGGCATCGTGGCCGGCGCGATCGACGCCGGCACCAGCTCCACCGGGTCCGTGACGCTGATCTCCACCGGTTCGGCCACGGGCGCGTCCGGCGGCCCGTCGATCAACGGGAACGGGTCGGGCACGATCACGGCGGGTTCGGTCTCCCTGACCGCGACCGGCAGCAACGGCAACGTCGGCGGCACCACTAAGGTGCAGACCAGCACGACGAAGCTGGCCATCACGTCGGGCGGCAACGTTTCGGTCGACAACGGCCAGAACGTCACGCTGTCCGAACTGACGCTGGATTTCCGGCACCAGAAATCCGGCAACTCCCCCAACAGCTACACCATCCTTTCGAAAGACCTGACCGCCAGCTTCAGCGATTCGACGTCGCAAACCGGCCTGACGGTGACGAACGTCACCCAGACCCAGGGCGGGCTGAAGCTGGCGATCGCCAACGACAAGGCTATGCAGATCACCAAGATCGACGTCGGCACCACCGGCACGGTCGATCTGACCACCACCAACGGCACCTCCATCAATGGGACGGGCAGCGGCACCGCGGTCACGGCCGACAGCCTGACGATGACCACCTCGTCCGCCGGCGCCACGACAACGATCGCAACCAAGATCAACACGCTGTCGGCCAAGCTGACCGGCTCGCTGAACCTCAGCAATTCGGGCAATCTGACGCTGAAGGGCGTTTCGGCCAATTCGGCGGAGATCGCCGTCACCAACAACGGGTCGCTCCTCCAGAGCGGAACCACGCTGCTGCGCGCGGACAAAGTGAAGCTGACGGTCGACGGCGGCTCCATCGGGGCGTCCGGCACGTCGCTGCTGACCGAGACGCAGACCCTGGAGGTGATCGCCGGTCGCAACGTCCATCTGACGAACAGCGCCGACCTGCATGCCCTCAGCCTGGATGTCAGGCACGCCTCCTCCGGCGCGCAGAATGTCTACGACATCCGCTCGGAGGCGCTGACCTTCGCGCTGACCGACACCAACACCGGCAGCCAGTACACGCTCGGCAGCGTCGTGGACGCAAGCGGCCTCGACTTCTCGTTCAAGGGCGACAACAGCGTCGCCCTGGGGACGATCAACGGCGGCCTGACCCGCAAGGTGACCATCGAGACCACCGGCACCGGCAAGGACATCCTCAGCAACGGCAGCTCGATGGTGACGGCCGGCACGGTCACCCTCACCGCGAGCGGCGGCATCGGTCAGGTGGGATCGTCCGCCAACCACATCGCGACGTTGGCCGACACGCTGGTGCTGACCACGGCGACCGACGCCTTCGTGGACAACGGCAAGGACCTGACCGCGCTGTCGCTGACCAGCTCGCGGACGACCGGCGCCGGCACCTATCAGATCACCGCGCCGCAGCTCGTCTTCACCATGACGGACGACGGCGCCACCACCACGCTGAGCGAACTGACCGACAGCACGGGACTGGCCTTCAAGCTGGACACCAAGCACGCGCTGTCCATCGGCACGCTCAACGTGCAGAACTGGGGCACCGTCGACCTGACCAGCGCCAGCAGCATCACGGGTGCCGCCTCAGCGGTGGCGGGCAACCCGACCGGCCGCATCACCGCGGGTACGGCGACCCTGAGCAGCGGCGGGGGGGCCATCGGGTCCTCCACCAACAACATCCATCTGTCGGCGTCGTCCGCGACCTTCAACGTCACCGGCGATCTCTACGTCGAATCGGACACCCGGATCGGCGCGCTGAAGATCAAAAGCAGTTCGTCCAGCATCACCAACCGCACCTACAACCTGACCTCGGTCAACACGGCGGACGCGGCCATCGCGCTGACCGGCGGCGAGAGCAGCACCGAGACCGTGCTGGCCACGTTGACCGACGCCAGCGGCGTACGCTTCGCCTTCGACAGCCACCGAAAGATGGTCATCGCCGGTTTGGACGCCGGCAAGACCGGCACGATCACCCTGAACGCGGCGCCCGGGATCGTCGGGGTCGGCCACTCCACGGTCAAGATCAACGCCGGCGTCGCGAGCCTGACCGCTTCCTCTGGCGCGGTGGGCAAGACCGGGGGTGAGTTCATCGCCATCACCACCGGCAACCTGACGGTGAAGGCCAACGACGGCGCGGTGATCAACCTCCGCGGCGCGACGGTCATCGACGAGATGGTCATGGGCGGCGCGCTGACCCTGAACAACTCCACCGGCGACATCGCGCTCGGCTCCATCTCCATGGGCGGCGCCAACGCGGTCATCAACAACCAGGGCGGCTCGATCCTCAGCGGCTCGATCAGCGGCAGCAATCTGGTGAACCTGACGGCGACCGGGTCGATCGGCAGCGTCAGCGCCATCTCGACATCGGCCGGTTCCGGCGGCACCACGACGCTGACCGCCAACGCCGTCGGCAGCATCGCGGTGTCGGAAGGCAAGAACCTGATCGCCCAATCCGTGGTCAGCACCGGCGGCGGCGCCATCACGCTGTCCACCGGCTCCACGGGGAGCAGCCTCCTGACGGCCGGCACCATCACCACGACCGGTGCGGTGTCGCTGACCAGCCATAACGGCAACATCGAAGCGAGCAGCGGCAATCTGGTGACCGGCGGCAGCGTTGCGCTGTCCGCGATCAAGGGCACCATCGCCGACACGAGCCCGACGCTCAACGTCGCGACGACCGACCTGACGATCAAGACGCCGGGCACCTTCAATGTCGCCAGCACGCAGGACCTCGCCAAGCTGGCCATCGACCGCACGGCGGACACGGCAGGGGTCTCGTCCTCCGGCACGATGAGCCTGACGGCCCTCAACTTGGTCTGGAACGTCACGGACAGCGGCGGCACCACCACCTTCACCACGCTGACCGACAGCACCGGCCTGGACTTCACCTACAAGGCGCCGGGGGCCATCGCCATCGGCACGGTGGACACGGGGGCTTCCAGTACGGTCAGCCTGACGGCGATGGGCAACAGCGCGACCGCCGGCAACATCACGGCGGTGAACAGCAGCTCCACCATCACCGCGGGCTCCCTGAAGCTCGACGCGCAGACGAAGACCAACGCGCAGACCAACACCAGCGCCATCGGCAGCAGCGCCACGGCGCTGGGGATGAACGTGTCCAGCCTGACCGCCAGCAGCGGCTCCGGCGGTCTGTTCGTGAAGAACGCGGCGGGGCTGAACCTCAGCTCCATCACCACGGGCGGCGCCCTGACGGTGATCGCGGCGACCGGCGACCTGACCGTCTCCAACCTCTCCTACGACAGCAGTAAGGCGCTGACCCTGACGGCGACGGCCGGCCGGATCCTCAACGGCGGCTCCAGCCTGAGCCTCGGCACCGGCAGCGCCACGCTGACGGCGGGGGCCGGCATCGGCACGGCGGACGCGGCGTTCAAGGTCTCGACGTCCAGCACCGGGGCGCTGACCACCAACGTCACGGGCGCGGGCGGCGTCTATCTCGACATCGCCGGATCGCTGACCGGCGGGCTGAGCGCCGCCGTCCAGAACGGCCCGGTGGTGGTGTCGAGCAGCGGCAACATCACGCTGACCAACGTCGCCATCGCCACCGACGCGGCCGGCAATACCATCACCGTGACCTCGACCGGCGGCAACATCACCGCCGGAACGGTGACGGCGGGCGCCAACGAAGGTCTGGTCACGCTGAGCGCCACCGGCAACGGCGGCAAGATCCTGGCCGCCAACGGCGGTTCCGCGATCACCGCCAAGACCGTCGCGCTGAACGGTGCCGGCGGCATCGGCACCTCCTCCGCCCGCGTCGGCGTGGGCGGCGCCCAGCTGCAGGTCAACGGCGGGGCGGGCGACATCTATCTGAGCACGACCGGCGCCTCCTCGCTCGCCTACGCCGCGACGTCCGGCGGCAAGATCGACGTGCAGGCCGGCGACCGCCTCCAGGTGGTCAACGCCAGCACCGCCGGCGGGGCGATCACAATCTCCTCCACCGCCGTGGACGCCGACATCATCGCCGGCAGCATCAACGCCGGTACCGGGACGGTGACCCTCAGCTCCACCGGGGGCGGGGTGTATGACGACGGTCTTGCCGAGACGCGGATCGTCGGCGGCACCGTGTCGCTGACCGGCGGCAAGGGCGTCGGCACCTCCAGCCGCTCGGTCCAGACCACCACCGACGGCCTGACCCTGGCGAGCGCCACCGGCAGCGTCTACGTGACCGACGCCTCCACCGGCGGCGTCACCGTCACCTCGGCCACCGCCGGCAGCGGCTCGGTCACCATCGAGTCCGCCGGCACGATGACGGTCCAGTCGGTGTCGGCCAACACCACCAGCGGCGCGGTCGCCCTGACCGCCGCAGGCTCCATCCTGGGCAGCGGCAACGGCACCCATGTGACCGGCCACTCGGCCAGCCTGACCGCCACCGGCGGCGACATCGGCACCGTCACCGACGCCGCCACCGGCGCCGGCACGCCGCTGAAGATGAACGTGGCCAGCCTGACCGGCCTGACCGCCAACGGCGCCACGCCGGTCATCTCGGTGGACAACGTCAACAGCGCCGCGCTGACGCTGGGCAACAACCTCGTCACCCTGGGGGCGGGCGGGTCCGCCTACATCCGCACCGCCGGCAACCTGGACGCCAGCGCCGGCCTGTCGATGACCAGCGGGAACCTGCTGCTGCAGTCCGGTGGGGTGCTGACCCTGCCGACCGCGGCGATCAACCTCGGCACGGGCGCGCTGACGCTGAAGGGCACCACCGACGTGGTGGCCGCTGGCGGTTCGCCGCGGTCGCTGTCGATCACCGCAGGCTCGCTGACCTTCGCCAGCGGCTCCAACGGCGGCGACACCACCCTCAACACCACGGTCGGCACCATCGACGCCAGCCTGACCGGCTCCGGCAAGAATCTGACCGTCAACAACACCGGCACGCTGACGGCGGCGACCCTCGGCGCCAACGGCACCGTCACCGCCACCAGCAGCACCGGCATGACCGCGACCTCGGTGACCGGGGTCGGCACGGTCAGCCTGACCGCGACGACCGGCGACCTGACGGTCGGCACGGTCAACGCGGGACCGACCGGGACCATCAACCTGTCGGCGGCGGGCGGAAGCCTGTTGACCGGCAACGGCACCAGCCTGACCGGCGGCGCGCTGAACCTGACCTCCAGCACCGGGATCGGGACCAGCAGCGCCGCTTTCACCACCACCATCGCCAACGTCTCGGCGACGGTGACCGGGACGGGCGGAATCCATCTGGCCGGCACCAGCTTCAACCTGGGCAACCTCTCCACCGCCGACGGCGACATCGCCGTCACCGCCAGCGGCGCCATCACCGACACCAACGCCACCACCGGAATCACCGCCGGGGGCAGCGGCTCCATCTCCCTGGTCTCCACGGGCGGCGCGGTCACCCTGACCAAGGCGGTGACCAGCACCGGTCCGGACGACACCCGGGCGAGCGTGACGGTGCAGGGCACCAGCATCGCCCTGGGCACCGTCACCAGCACCGGCGCGCAGACCTACACCGGCAACACCACGCTGGGCGGCGCGCTGTCCGGCAAGTCGGTGACCGTCACCGGGAATCTGGCCCTGTCGGGCGCCAACCGCACGGTGACCGCGACCGGCGGCGACGTGTCGGTGACCGGCACGCTGAACGGCGGCGGGTACGGGGCGACCCTGAACGCGGCGCAGGGCGGCGTGACGCTGGGCGGGGCGGCCAGCAACCTGGCCTCCCTGTCGGTCACGGCGGGCACCATCGGCCTGCATGGTGTCACGACCACGGGGGCGCAGACCTACACCGGCGCGACGAGCCTCCAGGGCGCCTACGCCACCGGAAACGGCGCCTTCACGGTGACCGGCGCGACGACGCTGGCGGGTGGCACCACGGTGAACTCCGGCAACGGAAACGTGCTGTTCAGCGGCACGGTGAACGGGGCCAACTCTCTGGTGATCACCAGCAGTGGCACGACCCAGTTCACCGGCACGGTGGGCGGCACGACGGCGCTGACGACCCTGACCATCGACGCCGGCGGCACCAGCAGCCTGAAGTCGGTGACGACCACCGGCGCCCAGACCTACAGCGGTACGGTGACGTTCGACGGCACCTACACCACCGGCGCGGTCTTCTCGGCCATCGGCGCGGTGACGCTGGCCGGCAACACGACGGTGGACGGCACGTCGAGCGTCGTGTTCATGAGCACGGTGGACGGCGGCTATGCCCTGACGGTCAACAACAAGGGCATGGCGCTGTTCAACGGCGCGGTGGGCGGCACGACGGCGCTCGCCAGCCTGACCACCGACGCCGGCGGCACCAGCAGCGTGAAATCGGTGACGACCACCGGCGCCCAGACCTACAACGACGCGGTGACGCTCGACGGCACCTACAGCACCGGCAGCGGCGCCTTCACCGTCAACGCGGCGACCACGCTGGCCGGGACGACGACGGTGAACGGCGGGTCGGTTCTGTTCGCCGGCACGGTGGACGGTGCCCAGGCGCTGGTCATCAACAGCAAGGGCGCGACGCAGTTCACCGGCGCGGTGGGCGGCACGACGGCTCTGGCGAGCCTGACCACCGACGCCACCGGCACCAGCAGCGTGAAATCGGTGAC
This window contains:
- a CDS encoding filamentous hemagglutinin N-terminal domain-containing protein, with product MEILQSTDKAIINWKSFSIDAGEKVTFQQPSASSVTLNRVTGADPSKIMGSLSANGTVMLVNPNGVVIGAGAKVDVGGLVATTANISDANFMAGKYQFDQALHQAERHGGERGRHHRQGQRPRRPGGPRTSATPASSAPSSARSRWAVRRPSRSTSTATG